The following proteins are encoded in a genomic region of Streptomyces sp. NBC_01723:
- a CDS encoding FAD-dependent oxidoreductase, giving the protein MAVAPGKGIIVHRYADGRVRGYVALNKSEEWMRSVGSGDPSAGLGRVVGEFDGWSPLLTAFVTESDAEPWLRPIPALPVGISWERMPGVTLVGDAAHLMSPFAGEGANLALYDGADLAGELVGQSDVEAALTAYEARLFPRGGDAAGRSARNLERFFGPEAPRSVVALFDRS; this is encoded by the coding sequence ATGGCGGTCGCACCGGGCAAGGGCATCATCGTGCACCGCTACGCGGACGGGCGGGTGCGCGGATACGTGGCGCTCAACAAGTCCGAGGAGTGGATGAGGTCGGTCGGCTCCGGCGATCCGTCCGCCGGCCTTGGACGGGTCGTCGGCGAGTTCGACGGCTGGTCGCCGCTGCTGACCGCCTTCGTGACGGAGAGCGACGCGGAACCGTGGCTCCGGCCCATCCCTGCCCTTCCCGTCGGAATCAGCTGGGAGAGGATGCCCGGCGTGACGCTCGTCGGCGACGCCGCGCATCTGATGTCGCCCTTCGCCGGCGAGGGCGCGAACCTTGCCCTGTACGACGGCGCGGACCTGGCGGGTGAGTTGGTCGGGCAAAGTGACGTCGAGGCGGCGCTCACCGCCTACGAAGCGCGGCTGTTCCCGCGTGGCGGCGATGCTGCCGGCCGTTCGGCGCGGAACCTGGAGCGTTTCTTCGGCCCGGAAGCTCCTCGGAGCGTCGTCGCTCTGTTCGATCGCTCGTAA
- a CDS encoding zinc-binding dehydrogenase: protein MSTSMRVMELVRFGNADTAFAARELPRPTPGPGQVLVRVLATSVNPLDLQTRRGDYRDQVALPTVIGNDVSGVVVETGPGADEFQPGDEVWYLAPVFAGQGTYAEFHVVDQALVSPKPAQLSHVEAAGLALVGMTVWEALVERAKVRLGERVLVHGGAGGVGSVAIQVADALGAEVVTTARARDHEFVTGLGADHAIDFSAGDYVPQVRALGGVDVVLDTVGGDTLTRSPEVLTDRGRVVSIVDIPEPQNLLAAWGVNATYHFLFVSPDRAKLAALGRLVEQDKIRPVIGAVLPLADIAQAHALLEGGSTGEGRGRPRGKIAIAVDR, encoded by the coding sequence ATGTCCACTTCGATGCGCGTCATGGAACTCGTCCGTTTCGGCAACGCGGACACCGCGTTCGCCGCCAGAGAGCTGCCGAGACCCACGCCCGGACCCGGACAGGTGCTGGTGCGTGTGCTGGCCACGTCCGTCAACCCCCTTGACCTGCAGACCCGGCGCGGCGACTACCGAGACCAGGTGGCGCTGCCCACGGTGATCGGCAACGACGTGTCCGGCGTGGTGGTCGAGACGGGCCCCGGGGCGGACGAGTTCCAGCCGGGCGACGAGGTCTGGTACTTGGCGCCGGTCTTCGCCGGACAGGGCACCTACGCCGAGTTCCACGTCGTCGACCAGGCCCTGGTCTCCCCCAAGCCCGCACAGCTGTCGCACGTCGAGGCCGCCGGTCTCGCACTCGTGGGCATGACGGTGTGGGAGGCACTGGTCGAACGGGCGAAGGTGCGGCTCGGTGAACGAGTCCTGGTGCACGGTGGAGCGGGCGGGGTCGGCTCGGTCGCCATCCAGGTCGCCGACGCGCTGGGGGCCGAGGTGGTGACCACCGCACGGGCACGGGATCACGAGTTCGTCACCGGTCTGGGAGCCGACCACGCGATCGATTTCTCGGCCGGTGACTACGTGCCGCAGGTCCGCGCGCTGGGTGGGGTGGACGTCGTGCTGGACACGGTGGGCGGGGACACCCTCACCCGCAGCCCGGAGGTCCTCACCGACCGGGGCCGGGTGGTGTCCATCGTGGACATCCCCGAACCTCAGAACCTGCTCGCCGCATGGGGGGTGAACGCGACCTACCACTTCCTCTTCGTCAGCCCCGACCGCGCGAAGCTCGCGGCCCTCGGCCGACTGGTCGAGCAGGACAAGATCCGGCCGGTGATCGGAGCCGTTCTACCGCTGGCCGACATCGCGCAGGCGCACGCTCTGCTCGAGGGCGGCTCCACCGGCGAGGGTCGCGGACGCCCGCGTGGCAAGATCGCCATCGCTGTCGACCGGTGA
- a CDS encoding ArsR/SmtB family transcription factor: MFSEAELLAVFRALSNPARRQMLVWLKDPMGFPGQEPGDVEIGVCVSDIQRRTGLGQSTTSQYLAMLREAGLVVATRRGKWTYYRRDEANIARLLETLRDVF, encoded by the coding sequence ATGTTCTCGGAGGCGGAGTTGCTCGCTGTGTTCCGGGCCCTGTCCAATCCGGCCCGCCGACAGATGCTGGTGTGGCTCAAGGACCCGATGGGTTTTCCCGGCCAGGAGCCCGGCGATGTCGAGATCGGTGTCTGCGTGAGCGACATCCAGCGGCGGACCGGTCTCGGGCAGTCGACCACGTCGCAATACCTGGCGATGCTGCGGGAAGCAGGGCTGGTGGTCGCCACCCGGCGAGGCAAGTGGACCTACTACCGCCGCGACGAGGCGAACATCGCCCGCCTCCTGGAGACCCTGCGCGACGTGTTCTAG